The following proteins are encoded in a genomic region of Streptomyces lunaelactis:
- a CDS encoding cobalamin biosynthesis protein produces the protein MRVDREFVYGAIAGLAGDLLLGDPRRGHPVAAFGRAAGAVEQVLWRDHRGWGALHTALCAGGAAAGAALVSRGARGRGAASVALTAAATWAVVGGTSLGREARAIGGALAAGDLEVARERLPHLCGRDPQYLDERQIARAVVESVAENTSDAVVGALVWGALAGVPGLVGFRAVNTLDAMVGHKSPRYRRFGWASARLDDVAGWPGARLTAGLAVLAGGDAPGAVRAWRADARKHPSPNAGPVEAAFAGALGVRLGGTLSYGGRVEHRPVLNGSGRTVEFGDIERAVRLSRRVGWLTLAACAAGRLAGHALRARRAGKGRG, from the coding sequence ATGCGTGTCGACCGTGAGTTCGTGTACGGCGCCATCGCCGGTCTGGCCGGTGACCTGCTGCTCGGCGATCCTCGCCGGGGGCATCCGGTCGCCGCGTTCGGGCGGGCCGCAGGCGCTGTCGAGCAGGTGCTGTGGCGTGATCACCGCGGCTGGGGCGCCCTGCACACCGCCCTGTGCGCCGGAGGTGCCGCCGCCGGTGCCGCGCTTGTTTCGCGCGGTGCGCGGGGCCGCGGCGCCGCATCCGTCGCGCTGACCGCCGCCGCCACCTGGGCCGTTGTCGGGGGTACGTCGCTGGGCCGCGAGGCGCGGGCCATCGGTGGCGCGCTCGCGGCCGGGGATCTGGAGGTGGCGCGGGAGCGGCTGCCGCATCTGTGCGGGCGCGATCCGCAGTACCTGGACGAGCGGCAGATCGCGCGCGCCGTCGTGGAGTCCGTCGCCGAGAACACCTCCGACGCGGTCGTGGGCGCGCTCGTGTGGGGTGCGCTCGCGGGTGTGCCGGGTCTGGTGGGCTTCCGGGCGGTCAACACGCTGGACGCGATGGTCGGGCACAAGTCGCCCCGGTACCGGCGGTTCGGCTGGGCGTCGGCACGCCTCGACGATGTGGCCGGCTGGCCGGGGGCCCGGCTCACCGCCGGTCTTGCGGTGCTCGCGGGCGGGGACGCGCCCGGGGCCGTACGGGCGTGGCGGGCCGATGCGAGGAAGCACCCGAGCCCGAACGCGGGGCCGGTGGAGGCCGCGTTCGCGGGGGCGCTCGGCGTACGGCTCGGCGGGACCCTCTCGTACGGCGGCCGGGTCGAGCACCGGCCCGTGCTCAACGGCTCGGGCCGCACCGTGGAGTTCGGTGACATCGAACGCGCCGTGCGGCTCTCCCGCCGCGTCGGCTGGCTGACTCTGGCGGCCTGCGCGGCGGGCCGCCTGGCGGGTCACGCGCTGCGCGCGCGGCGCGCGGGAAAGGGGCGGGGATGA
- a CDS encoding inorganic phosphate transporter translates to MEHITLLLAIVIVTALVFDFTNGFHDTANAMATTISTGALKPKTAVAMSAALNLVGAFLSVEVAKTISSGLVTEAGITPEVIFAALVGAILWNLMTWLIGLPSSSSHALMGGLIGATIASVGVSGVNGGTVVTKVLIPAIAAPLVAGIAAFLASRLTYKIGKNADEKATAKGYRTGQIASAGLVSLAHGTNDAQKTMGIITLALVAGGVLSPGSNPPMWVILSAGLAIAMGTYLGGWRIIRTMGKGLTDLQPQQGFAAQTSAASVILASSNLGFSLSTTHSCSGAVMGAGLGRKGGVVRWSTATRMFVAWGLTLPAAGLVAAGSEFVTKQGDWGVAAVAVFLIGACTAIWFVSRRQVVDHTNVNDVSADAEPAGVVTAAIAAVTPPPAGTPANDDLKTTIPAPAPAGSEPTQPATV, encoded by the coding sequence ATGGAACACATCACCTTGCTCCTTGCGATTGTGATCGTGACAGCGCTCGTGTTCGATTTCACGAACGGATTCCATGACACCGCCAACGCGATGGCGACGACCATCTCGACCGGCGCGCTCAAGCCCAAGACAGCGGTGGCCATGTCCGCCGCGCTCAACCTCGTCGGCGCGTTCCTGTCCGTGGAGGTCGCCAAGACGATCTCCAGCGGCCTCGTGACCGAGGCGGGCATCACACCCGAAGTCATCTTCGCGGCGCTCGTCGGCGCCATCCTCTGGAACCTGATGACCTGGCTGATCGGCCTGCCGTCCAGTTCCTCGCACGCCCTGATGGGCGGTCTGATCGGCGCCACCATCGCCTCGGTCGGCGTCAGCGGTGTCAACGGCGGCACCGTCGTCACCAAGGTGCTGATCCCCGCGATCGCCGCCCCGCTGGTCGCCGGCATCGCGGCCTTCCTCGCCTCCCGGCTGACGTACAAGATCGGCAAGAACGCCGACGAGAAGGCCACCGCGAAGGGTTACCGCACCGGCCAGATCGCCTCGGCCGGCCTGGTCTCCCTGGCCCACGGCACCAACGACGCGCAGAAGACGATGGGCATCATCACGCTGGCGCTCGTCGCCGGCGGTGTGCTCTCCCCCGGCTCCAACCCCCCGATGTGGGTCATCCTCTCCGCCGGTCTCGCGATCGCGATGGGCACCTACCTCGGCGGCTGGCGCATCATCCGCACCATGGGCAAGGGCCTCACCGACCTCCAGCCGCAGCAGGGCTTCGCCGCCCAGACCAGCGCGGCCAGCGTCATCCTCGCCTCCTCCAACCTCGGCTTCTCGCTGTCGACCACGCACTCCTGCTCCGGCGCGGTGATGGGCGCCGGCCTCGGCCGCAAGGGCGGCGTGGTCCGCTGGTCCACCGCCACCCGGATGTTCGTCGCCTGGGGCCTGACCCTGCCCGCCGCCGGCCTGGTCGCCGCGGGCTCGGAGTTCGTGACCAAGCAGGGCGACTGGGGCGTCGCGGCCGTCGCGGTCTTCCTGATCGGCGCCTGCACCGCGATCTGGTTCGTCTCCCGCCGCCAGGTCGTCGACCACACCAACGTCAACGACGTGAGCGCCGACGCCGAGCCCGCGGGCGTCGTGACCGCGGCCATCGCGGCCGTCACCCCGCCGCCGGCCGGCACGCCCGCGAACGACGACCTCAAGACGACCATCCCGGCTCCGGCCCCCGCCGGCTCCGAGCCGACGCAGCCGGCCACGGTGTAA
- a CDS encoding alpha/beta hydrolase, with the protein MRPAIAAAAAVTTLIGVGAAAIAAGRYASDAALKAPLGRPLPGDPRLTVHATAPGRLTLTRSLASLRPGTYGLEGPDVHAVVGAVLDEVPHAPDTVVRRLERVSHGTLDPRTRVRLTPQVHSGDPASALGLKHSDIDIPGELGALPAWFVPGARDTWVITVHGLGTTREHPMNIMEFLSAHHFPVLDLAYRGDLGAPRPPDGLAHLGDSEWRDLDAAIRYAVRHGAARVVLHGWSTGASMALHAAANSSLRDRISGLVLDSPVLDWGTTLRNLAAARGTPGPLLPLVVRAAQGRTGLHGDRLLEAADPNGLRVPTLIFHGPDDTLAPWGLSRELAARRPELITLHTVRHAPHAAMWNAAPVSYEEALRRFLTPLM; encoded by the coding sequence GTGCGCCCGGCTATAGCGGCGGCAGCAGCCGTCACCACTCTGATCGGCGTCGGCGCGGCCGCGATCGCGGCCGGCCGCTACGCGAGCGACGCGGCGCTCAAGGCGCCGCTCGGCCGGCCCCTGCCCGGCGACCCCCGGCTCACCGTGCACGCCACGGCCCCGGGCAGGCTGACCCTCACCCGCAGCCTCGCCTCGCTGCGCCCCGGTACGTACGGCCTGGAGGGCCCCGACGTCCACGCGGTCGTCGGCGCCGTACTCGACGAGGTCCCGCACGCCCCCGACACCGTCGTACGCCGCCTGGAACGGGTCAGCCACGGCACCCTGGACCCGCGCACCCGGGTGCGGCTCACCCCGCAGGTGCACAGCGGCGACCCGGCCAGCGCGCTCGGCCTCAAGCACAGCGATATCGACATCCCCGGCGAACTCGGCGCGCTGCCCGCCTGGTTCGTGCCCGGCGCCCGCGACACCTGGGTCATCACCGTGCACGGCCTGGGCACCACACGGGAGCACCCCATGAACATCATGGAGTTCCTCAGCGCCCACCACTTCCCGGTGCTCGATCTCGCCTACCGCGGGGACCTCGGTGCCCCCAGGCCCCCGGACGGACTCGCTCACCTCGGCGACTCCGAATGGCGCGACCTGGACGCGGCCATCCGCTATGCCGTCCGCCACGGAGCCGCGCGTGTCGTCCTGCACGGCTGGTCCACCGGAGCCTCGATGGCCCTGCACGCGGCGGCAAACTCCTCGCTGCGCGACCGGATCAGCGGACTCGTGCTGGACTCCCCGGTCCTGGACTGGGGAACGACCCTGCGCAATCTGGCCGCCGCCCGCGGCACCCCGGGGCCCCTGCTGCCCCTTGTCGTCAGGGCGGCCCAGGGCAGGACCGGGCTGCACGGCGACCGGCTGCTCGAAGCGGCCGACCCGAACGGCCTGCGCGTACCGACCCTGATCTTCCACGGCCCGGACGACACCCTCGCGCCCTGGGGGCTCTCCCGTGAACTCGCCGCCCGCCGCCCCGAACTGATCACCCTGCACACCGTCCGGCACGCCCCGCACGCCGCGATGTGGAACGCGGCCCCCGTGAGTTACGAAGAGGCCCTCCGGCGCTTCCTCACCCCCCTGATGTAG
- a CDS encoding class II aldolase/adducin family protein — protein sequence MTDEVRQDAIGRAWEDLVATARRTAAEGLVVGTSGNVSVRAGGLVLVTPSGVPYDRLTPEDAVAVDLDGNQVLGDLAPTSELPLHLQVYRNTHAGAVVHTHAVHATAVSTLVPEVPLIHYMAAALGGPVRVAAYALYGTDELAANMLRALRDRTGCLLQNHGTVTYGDSLDQAYDRTAQLEWMCRLWLTAAALPGYSPSLLSRSQLREVEEKLQGYGRPRPST from the coding sequence ATGACCGATGAGGTACGGCAGGACGCGATCGGGCGGGCGTGGGAAGACCTCGTGGCCACGGCCCGCAGAACGGCGGCCGAAGGCCTGGTGGTGGGCACATCGGGCAATGTCTCGGTACGGGCCGGCGGACTCGTCCTGGTCACCCCGAGCGGAGTGCCCTACGACCGTCTCACTCCCGAGGACGCCGTCGCCGTCGATCTCGACGGCAACCAGGTCCTGGGCGATCTCGCCCCCACCAGCGAGCTGCCGCTGCACCTCCAGGTCTACCGGAACACCCACGCGGGCGCCGTGGTGCACACCCACGCCGTGCACGCCACCGCCGTCTCCACCCTGGTCCCCGAGGTCCCGCTGATCCACTACATGGCGGCTGCCCTCGGCGGACCTGTCCGCGTCGCCGCGTATGCCCTGTACGGAACGGACGAGCTGGCCGCGAACATGCTGCGCGCCCTGCGGGACCGCACCGGGTGTCTGCTCCAGAACCACGGAACGGTCACCTACGGCGACTCCCTCGACCAGGCCTACGACCGCACCGCCCAGCTGGAGTGGATGTGCAGGCTCTGGCTGACCGCGGCGGCGCTGCCCGGATACTCGCCCAGCCTGCTCTCCAGGTCCCAGCTGCGCGAGGTGGAGGAGAAACTCCAGGGCTACGGCCGGCCCCGGCCCAGCACCTGA
- a CDS encoding cobyric acid synthase: protein MSRRRGGGLLVAGTTSDAGKSVVTAGICRWLVRQGVKVAPFKGQNMSLNSFVTREGAEIGRAQAMQAQAARVEPTALMNPVLLKPGSDRSSQVVLMGKPVGELSARGYHGGRQEALLGTVVECLEELRGTYEAVICEGAGSPAEINLRRTDIVNMGIARAARLPVLVVGDIDRGGVFASFFGTTALLSAEDQALVAGYIVNKFRGDVSLLEPGIEMLRGLTGRHTYGILPYAHGLGIDEEDGLRVSLRGAVRESVVAPPVGEDILRVAVCAVPLMSNFTDVDALAAEPGVVVRFVDRAEELVDADLVIVPGTRGTVGALEWLRERGLAEALKRRAAEGRPVLGICGGFQVLGEHIEDEVESRAGSVEGLGLLPVRIRFAVGKTLARPVGEALGERVEGYEIHHGVAEVLGGDPFISDGDGHSLDGCRAGAVWGTHWHGSLESDGFRRAFLREVARAAGRRFVPAPDTSFGALREEQLDRLGDLVEEHADTDALLRLIESGAPSGLPFIAPGAP from the coding sequence ATGAGCAGGCGCAGAGGCGGCGGGCTGCTGGTCGCGGGGACGACGTCCGACGCGGGCAAGAGCGTCGTCACGGCCGGGATCTGCCGATGGCTCGTACGGCAGGGAGTGAAGGTCGCGCCCTTCAAGGGACAGAACATGTCGCTCAATTCGTTCGTGACGCGCGAGGGCGCGGAGATCGGGCGGGCCCAGGCGATGCAGGCGCAGGCGGCGCGCGTGGAGCCCACAGCGCTGATGAATCCCGTACTGCTCAAGCCGGGGAGCGACCGTTCGAGCCAGGTGGTCCTGATGGGCAAGCCGGTGGGCGAACTGAGCGCCCGCGGCTACCACGGGGGGCGGCAGGAGGCTCTCCTGGGCACCGTCGTGGAGTGCCTGGAGGAGCTGCGGGGCACGTATGAAGCCGTGATCTGTGAGGGGGCGGGCAGTCCGGCCGAGATCAATCTGCGGCGTACGGACATCGTGAACATGGGCATCGCGCGGGCGGCCCGGCTCCCGGTGCTCGTGGTCGGGGACATCGACCGCGGGGGCGTCTTCGCCTCGTTCTTCGGGACCACCGCGCTGCTCAGTGCCGAGGATCAGGCGCTGGTCGCCGGGTACATCGTCAACAAGTTCCGGGGCGATGTGTCGCTGCTCGAGCCCGGCATCGAGATGCTGCGGGGGCTGACCGGGCGGCACACGTACGGGATTCTGCCGTACGCCCACGGTCTCGGCATCGACGAGGAGGACGGGCTGCGGGTGTCCCTGCGCGGCGCGGTACGGGAGTCGGTGGTCGCCCCGCCCGTCGGCGAGGACATTCTGCGGGTCGCCGTCTGCGCCGTCCCGCTGATGTCCAACTTCACGGACGTGGACGCCCTGGCCGCCGAACCGGGCGTCGTCGTGCGCTTCGTGGACCGGGCCGAGGAACTCGTCGACGCCGACCTGGTGATCGTGCCGGGGACCCGGGGCACGGTCGGAGCCCTGGAGTGGCTGCGGGAGCGGGGGCTCGCGGAGGCGCTGAAGCGGCGGGCCGCCGAGGGCAGGCCCGTCCTGGGTATCTGCGGCGGCTTCCAGGTGCTCGGTGAGCACATCGAGGATGAGGTCGAGTCGCGGGCGGGGAGCGTCGAGGGCCTGGGGCTGCTGCCCGTACGCATCAGGTTCGCCGTCGGCAAGACCCTCGCCAGGCCCGTCGGCGAAGCCCTCGGCGAGCGCGTCGAGGGCTACGAGATCCATCACGGCGTCGCCGAAGTACTCGGCGGCGACCCGTTCATCTCTGATGGCGATGGACACAGCCTGGACGGCTGCCGGGCCGGGGCCGTCTGGGGCACGCACTGGCACGGATCGCTGGAGAGCGACGGCTTCCGGCGCGCCTTCCTGCGCGAGGTCGCGCGCGCCGCGGGACGGCGCTTCGTGCCCGCGCCCGACACCAGTTTCGGAGCACTGCGCGAGGAGCAGCTGGACCGCCTCGGCGACCTCGTCGAAGAACACGCGGATACGGATGCGCTGCTGCGGCTCATCGAGTCGGGCGCACCGTCAGGACTTCCCTTCATCGCACCTGGAGCGCCATGA
- a CDS encoding VOC family protein, with protein MTDSPSICPTLVYADAKAAIKQLTEAFGFAERAVYEDEGGVVMHAELTYGNGMVMLGSKGTGSEFDKLMAGGGPTGVFVHVDDADAHHSTAVEHGAEIVMPPTDQDYGARDYMARDVEGNIWSFGTYAPGAEES; from the coding sequence ATGACGGACTCACCGAGCATCTGTCCGACGCTGGTGTACGCGGACGCCAAGGCTGCGATCAAGCAACTCACCGAGGCCTTCGGCTTCGCCGAGCGCGCGGTGTACGAGGACGAGGGCGGCGTGGTCATGCACGCGGAGCTGACGTACGGGAACGGCATGGTGATGCTCGGCAGTAAGGGCACCGGCAGCGAGTTCGACAAGCTGATGGCGGGCGGCGGACCCACAGGCGTGTTCGTCCATGTCGATGATGCCGACGCGCACCACAGCACGGCTGTGGAGCACGGCGCGGAGATCGTGATGCCGCCCACCGATCAGGACTACGGGGCTCGCGACTACATGGCGCGCGACGTCGAGGGCAACATCTGGAGCTTCGGGACCTACGCACCGGGGGCGGAGGAGTCGTAG